From Carya illinoinensis cultivar Pawnee chromosome 5, C.illinoinensisPawnee_v1, whole genome shotgun sequence, one genomic window encodes:
- the LOC122309012 gene encoding uncharacterized protein LOC122309012 isoform X2, with amino-acid sequence MARVPVRDGWLGILMLVSTFWFLMCGISRHVRPFLLNRFFYQEDESRVQNFKYAELAVPFRHQALEVQATTTPENIGKTISTTITPVDRDGKSFSTHAAENQFGELTALSNCNQNGYNATASEFQDGFGESDLQVPIDWSLSSPLTSDMHFGISHSVSNDYKSHCGTSSEYGMNELSKFGDKFPDLASDYLSENFPNLFGCQKDLPLVSMKDNGSCSGLDAIMANESFQDGFGESDLQVPIDWSLSSPLTSDMHFGISHSVSNDYKSHCGTSSEYGMNELSKFGDKFPDLASDYLSENFPNLFGCQKDLPLVSMKDNRSCSGLDAIMANESFQDGFGESDLQVPIDWSLSSPLTSDMHFGISHSVSNDYKSHCGTSSEYGMNELSKFGDKFPDLASDYLSENFPNLFGCQKDLPLVSMKDNGSCSGLDAIMANESFQDGFGESDLQVPIDWSLSSPLTSDMHFGISHSVSNDYKSHCGTSSEYGMNELSKFGDKFPDLASDYLSENFPNMFSCQKDLPLVSMKDNGSCNGLDAKLANTPFESTFQGSGESRKRKASSGLLNLESPHGINGKVFKSDLGSDFIPKNY; translated from the exons ATGGCACGCGTCCCGGTCAG GGATGGATGGCTTGGGATACTGATGCTAGTCTCAACTTTTTGGTTCCTGATGTGTGGCATCTCTCGTCATGTG AGACCCTTTCTACTCAATCGTTTTTTTTATCAAGAAGATGAGAGTCGCGTTCAAAACTTCAAATATGCTGAGCTTGCTGTTCCATTTAGACATCAAGCATTAGAAGTGCAAGCTACTACAACACCTGAGAATATTGGCAAAACAATATCTACCACTATAACACCTGTAGATCGTGATGGCAAAAGTTTTAGCACTCACGCTGCAGAGAATCAATTCGGAGAACTTACAGCACTTAGTAATTGTAATCAAAATGGTTATAATGCTACAGCTAGTGAG TTCCAGGATGGCTTTGGTGAGTCTGATCTACAAGTGCCAATAGATTGGAGCTTGTCCTCGCCACTCACCTCTGATATGCATTTTGGCATATCTCACTCCGTCAGCAATGACTACAAGAGTCATTGTGGGACGTCTTCTGAGTATGGCATGAATGAGCTTTCCAAATTTGGTGACAAGTTTCCGGATTTGGCATCTGATTATCTTAGTGAGAACTTTCCAAATTTGTTTGGCTGTCAAAAGGATCTCCCTTTGGTCTCGATGAAGGACAACGGATCATGCAGTGGTCTAGATGCCATAATGGCCAATGAATCG TTCCAGGATGGCTTTGGTGAGTCTGATCTACAAGTGCCAATAGATTGGAGCTTGTCCTCGCCACTCACCTCTGATATGCATTTTGGCATATCTCACTCCGTCAGCAATGACTACAAGAGTCATTGTGGGACGTCTTCTGAGTATGGCATGAATGAGCTTTCCAAATTTGGTGACAAGTTTCCGGATTTGGCATCTGATTATCTTAGTGAGAACTTTCCAAATTTGTTTGGCTGTCAAAAGGATCTCCCTTTGGTCTCGATGAAGGACAACAGATCATGCAGTGGTCTAGATGCCATAATGGCCAATGAATCG TTCCAGGATGGCTTTGGTGAGTCTGATCTACAAGTGCCAATAGATTGGAGCTTGTCCTCGCCACTCACCTCTGATATGCATTTTGGCATATCTCACTCCGTCAGCAATGACTACAAGAGTCATTGTGGGACGTCTTCTGAGTATGGCATGAATGAGCTTTCCAAATTTGGTGACAAGTTTCCGGATTTGGCATCTGATTATCTTAGTGAGAACTTTCCAAATTTGTTTGGCTGTCAAAAGGATCTCCCTTTGGTCTCGATGAAGGACAACGGATCATGCAGTGGCCTAGATGCCATAATGGCCAATGAATCG TTCCAGGATGGCTTTGGTGAGTCTGATCTACAAGTGCCAATAGATTGGAGCTTGTCCTCGCCACTCACCTCTGATATGCATTTTGGCATATCTCACTCCGTCAGCAATGACTACAAGAGTCATTGTGGGACGTCTTCTGAGTATGGCATGAATGAGCTTTCCAAATTTGGTGACAAGTTTCCGGATTTGGCATCTGATTATCTTAGTGAGAACTTTCCAAATATGTTTAGCTGTCAAAAGGATCTCCCTTTGGTCTCGATGAAGGACAACGGATCATGCAATGGTCTAGATGCAAAATTGGCCAACACACCG TTTGAGTCAACATTTCAAGGTTCTGGAGagagcagaaaaagaaaagcttCATCAGGGTTGCTAAATCTGGAATCCCCACATGGTATCAATGGGAAGGTCTTCAAATCAGATCTAGGATCTGATTTTATTCCGAAGAATTACTGA
- the LOC122309012 gene encoding uncharacterized protein LOC122309012 isoform X3 produces MLVSTFWFLMCGISRHVRPFLLNRFFYQEDESRVQNFKYAELAVPFRHQALEVQATTTPENIGKTISTTITPVDRDGKSFSTHAAENQFGELTALSNCNQNGYNATASEFQDGFGESDLQVPIDWSLSSPLTSDMHFGISHSVSNDYKSHCGTSSEYGMNELSKFGDKFPDLASDYLSENFPNLFGCQKDLPLVSMKDNGSCSGLDAIMANESFQDGFGESDLQVPIDWSLSSPLTSDMHFGISHSVSNDYKSHCGTSSEYGMNELSKFGDKFPDLASDYLSENFPNLFGCQKDLPLVSMKDNRSCSGLDAIMANESFQDGFGESDLQVPIDWSLSSPLTSDMHFGISHSVSNDYKSHCGTSSEYGMNELSKFGDKFPDLASDYLSENFPNLFGCQKDLPLVSMKDNGSCSGLDAIMANESFQDGFGESDLQVPIDWSLSSPLTSDMHFGISHSVSNDYKSHCGTSSEYGMNELSKFGDKFPDLASDYLSENFPNMFSCQKDLPLVSMKDNGSCNGLDAKLANTPFESTFQGSGESRKRKASSGLLNLESPHGINGKVFKSDLGSDFIPKNY; encoded by the exons ATGCTAGTCTCAACTTTTTGGTTCCTGATGTGTGGCATCTCTCGTCATGTG AGACCCTTTCTACTCAATCGTTTTTTTTATCAAGAAGATGAGAGTCGCGTTCAAAACTTCAAATATGCTGAGCTTGCTGTTCCATTTAGACATCAAGCATTAGAAGTGCAAGCTACTACAACACCTGAGAATATTGGCAAAACAATATCTACCACTATAACACCTGTAGATCGTGATGGCAAAAGTTTTAGCACTCACGCTGCAGAGAATCAATTCGGAGAACTTACAGCACTTAGTAATTGTAATCAAAATGGTTATAATGCTACAGCTAGTGAG TTCCAGGATGGCTTTGGTGAGTCTGATCTACAAGTGCCAATAGATTGGAGCTTGTCCTCGCCACTCACCTCTGATATGCATTTTGGCATATCTCACTCCGTCAGCAATGACTACAAGAGTCATTGTGGGACGTCTTCTGAGTATGGCATGAATGAGCTTTCCAAATTTGGTGACAAGTTTCCGGATTTGGCATCTGATTATCTTAGTGAGAACTTTCCAAATTTGTTTGGCTGTCAAAAGGATCTCCCTTTGGTCTCGATGAAGGACAACGGATCATGCAGTGGTCTAGATGCCATAATGGCCAATGAATCG TTCCAGGATGGCTTTGGTGAGTCTGATCTACAAGTGCCAATAGATTGGAGCTTGTCCTCGCCACTCACCTCTGATATGCATTTTGGCATATCTCACTCCGTCAGCAATGACTACAAGAGTCATTGTGGGACGTCTTCTGAGTATGGCATGAATGAGCTTTCCAAATTTGGTGACAAGTTTCCGGATTTGGCATCTGATTATCTTAGTGAGAACTTTCCAAATTTGTTTGGCTGTCAAAAGGATCTCCCTTTGGTCTCGATGAAGGACAACAGATCATGCAGTGGTCTAGATGCCATAATGGCCAATGAATCG TTCCAGGATGGCTTTGGTGAGTCTGATCTACAAGTGCCAATAGATTGGAGCTTGTCCTCGCCACTCACCTCTGATATGCATTTTGGCATATCTCACTCCGTCAGCAATGACTACAAGAGTCATTGTGGGACGTCTTCTGAGTATGGCATGAATGAGCTTTCCAAATTTGGTGACAAGTTTCCGGATTTGGCATCTGATTATCTTAGTGAGAACTTTCCAAATTTGTTTGGCTGTCAAAAGGATCTCCCTTTGGTCTCGATGAAGGACAACGGATCATGCAGTGGCCTAGATGCCATAATGGCCAATGAATCG TTCCAGGATGGCTTTGGTGAGTCTGATCTACAAGTGCCAATAGATTGGAGCTTGTCCTCGCCACTCACCTCTGATATGCATTTTGGCATATCTCACTCCGTCAGCAATGACTACAAGAGTCATTGTGGGACGTCTTCTGAGTATGGCATGAATGAGCTTTCCAAATTTGGTGACAAGTTTCCGGATTTGGCATCTGATTATCTTAGTGAGAACTTTCCAAATATGTTTAGCTGTCAAAAGGATCTCCCTTTGGTCTCGATGAAGGACAACGGATCATGCAATGGTCTAGATGCAAAATTGGCCAACACACCG TTTGAGTCAACATTTCAAGGTTCTGGAGagagcagaaaaagaaaagcttCATCAGGGTTGCTAAATCTGGAATCCCCACATGGTATCAATGGGAAGGTCTTCAAATCAGATCTAGGATCTGATTTTATTCCGAAGAATTACTGA
- the LOC122309034 gene encoding uncharacterized protein LOC122309034, with translation MSFESFAVKFTGKNYSAWEFQFRLFVMGKELWGHIDGSAPAPQDVEALSKWQIKDARVMTWILSSVEPHLVLNLRPYKTAADMWNYLNTVYNQDNSARRFQLEYEMANFTQGSLSIEEYFSGFQTLWTDYSDIVYANVPAAALSAVQAVRATSKRDQFLMKLRPDFEIARSNLMNRAPVPSLDACLSELLREEQRLLTQASMAHQASASVPISVAYAAQGRHKGRDMRAVQCFSCKAFGHIARDCPKKFCNYCKKQGHIISACPIRPERKQGTAFHTSTGASSSAALPAASPVVPIPVPTTLANPNTLTPEMVQQMIISAFSAFGLSGSSVREDDREGA, from the exons ATGTCTTTTGAATCATTTGCTGTGAAATTCACGGGTAAAAATTACTCTGCatgggaatttcaatttcgtttatTTGTTATGGGAAAAGAGTTGTGGGGTCATATAGATGGGAGTGCTCCGGCACCTCAAGATGTCGAGGCTTTGTCTAAATGGCAAATTAAGGATGCTCGAGTTATGACTTGGATCCTTAGCTCGGTTGAGCCTCATCTTGTTCTAAATTTGAGGCCTTATAAAACTGCTGCTGATATGTGGAATTATCTCAATACGGTTTATAATCAAGACAACTCTGCTAGGCGTTTTCAATTGGAGTATGAGATGGCTAATTTCACACAAGGCAGTCTCTCAATTGAGGAATATTTTTCTGGTTTTCAAACTCTTTGGACTGACTATTCGGACATTGTTTATGCTAATGTTCCCGCTGCAGCTCTCTCTGCTGTCCAAGCAGTGCGTGCCACCAGCAAACGAGATCAATTCTTGATGAAACTACGGCCTGACTTTGAAATTGCACGGTCTAATCTAATGAATCGTGCTCCTGTCCCATCTCTGGATGCTTGTTTGAGTGAACTTCTTCGTGAGGAGCAGCGTCTACTCACTCAAGCTTCCATGGCACATCAGGCTTCTGCTAGTGTACCTATTTCTGTGGCTTATGCAGCACAGGGGAGGCATAAGGGGAGAGACATGCGTGCTGTCCAGTGTTTTAGTTGTAAAGCTTTTGgtcatatcgctcgggattgtcCCAAGAAGTTTTGTAACTACTGCAAGAAACAAGGTCATATCATCTCTGCTTGTCCCATTCGACCTGAACGGAAGCAGGGTACTGCTTTTCATACCTCCACTGGTGCCTCTAGTTCTGCTGCATTGCCTGCTGCCTCGCCGGTTGTTCCTATTCCTGTTCCTACAACCTTAGCAAACCCAAATACACTCACTCCTGAAATGGTACAACAGATGATCATTTCTGCTTTTTCTGCTTTTGGGCTCTCAG gaTCAAGTGTCAGGGAAGATGATCGTGAAGGGGCCTAA
- the LOC122309012 gene encoding uncharacterized protein LOC122309012 isoform X1 has product MDELPPDLLQWMRFFPSHKKAIEILISKIIGNCKGFDFIFEAEKSNLEPLDLKNLCLASLHVCGIKMEYPEWWFFSPPNRKGKGMERSTESGFWKLTGDPKEFKLDSVLFARKDILVFHEGRGKKGKPTGWVIHQYQITLDELDGTRPGQRPFLLNRFFYQEDESRVQNFKYAELAVPFRHQALEVQATTTPENIGKTISTTITPVDRDGKSFSTHAAENQFGELTALSNCNQNGYNATASEFQDGFGESDLQVPIDWSLSSPLTSDMHFGISHSVSNDYKSHCGTSSEYGMNELSKFGDKFPDLASDYLSENFPNLFGCQKDLPLVSMKDNGSCSGLDAIMANESFQDGFGESDLQVPIDWSLSSPLTSDMHFGISHSVSNDYKSHCGTSSEYGMNELSKFGDKFPDLASDYLSENFPNLFGCQKDLPLVSMKDNRSCSGLDAIMANESFQDGFGESDLQVPIDWSLSSPLTSDMHFGISHSVSNDYKSHCGTSSEYGMNELSKFGDKFPDLASDYLSENFPNLFGCQKDLPLVSMKDNGSCSGLDAIMANESFQDGFGESDLQVPIDWSLSSPLTSDMHFGISHSVSNDYKSHCGTSSEYGMNELSKFGDKFPDLASDYLSENFPNMFSCQKDLPLVSMKDNGSCNGLDAKLANTPFESTFQGSGESRKRKASSGLLNLESPHGINGKVFKSDLGSDFIPKNY; this is encoded by the exons ATGGATGAATTGCCTCCGGACCTGCTACAATGGATGAGATTTTTTCCCTCGCACAAGAAGGCCATCGAAATCTTGATTTCAAAGATCATTGGGAATTGTAAAGGATTTGACTTCATTTTCGAAGCCGAGAAATCCAACTTGGAGCCCTTGGATCTGAAAA ATTTGTGCTTAGCCTCGTTACATGTATGTGGCATAAAGATGGAGTATCCAGAGTGGTGGTTCTTCTCGCCGCCGAATCGGAAGGGGAAGGGAATGGAAAGATCAACCGAATCTGGGTTTTGGAAATTGACAGGTGATCCAAAAGAATTCAAGTTGGACTCGGTATTATTTGCAAGGAAAGACATTTTGGTATTCCATGAAGGGCGTGGTAAAAAAGGCAAGCCGACAGGTTGGGTGATTCATCAATACCAGATAACGCTGGACGAACTTGATGGCACGCGTCCCGGTCAG AGACCCTTTCTACTCAATCGTTTTTTTTATCAAGAAGATGAGAGTCGCGTTCAAAACTTCAAATATGCTGAGCTTGCTGTTCCATTTAGACATCAAGCATTAGAAGTGCAAGCTACTACAACACCTGAGAATATTGGCAAAACAATATCTACCACTATAACACCTGTAGATCGTGATGGCAAAAGTTTTAGCACTCACGCTGCAGAGAATCAATTCGGAGAACTTACAGCACTTAGTAATTGTAATCAAAATGGTTATAATGCTACAGCTAGTGAG TTCCAGGATGGCTTTGGTGAGTCTGATCTACAAGTGCCAATAGATTGGAGCTTGTCCTCGCCACTCACCTCTGATATGCATTTTGGCATATCTCACTCCGTCAGCAATGACTACAAGAGTCATTGTGGGACGTCTTCTGAGTATGGCATGAATGAGCTTTCCAAATTTGGTGACAAGTTTCCGGATTTGGCATCTGATTATCTTAGTGAGAACTTTCCAAATTTGTTTGGCTGTCAAAAGGATCTCCCTTTGGTCTCGATGAAGGACAACGGATCATGCAGTGGTCTAGATGCCATAATGGCCAATGAATCG TTCCAGGATGGCTTTGGTGAGTCTGATCTACAAGTGCCAATAGATTGGAGCTTGTCCTCGCCACTCACCTCTGATATGCATTTTGGCATATCTCACTCCGTCAGCAATGACTACAAGAGTCATTGTGGGACGTCTTCTGAGTATGGCATGAATGAGCTTTCCAAATTTGGTGACAAGTTTCCGGATTTGGCATCTGATTATCTTAGTGAGAACTTTCCAAATTTGTTTGGCTGTCAAAAGGATCTCCCTTTGGTCTCGATGAAGGACAACAGATCATGCAGTGGTCTAGATGCCATAATGGCCAATGAATCG TTCCAGGATGGCTTTGGTGAGTCTGATCTACAAGTGCCAATAGATTGGAGCTTGTCCTCGCCACTCACCTCTGATATGCATTTTGGCATATCTCACTCCGTCAGCAATGACTACAAGAGTCATTGTGGGACGTCTTCTGAGTATGGCATGAATGAGCTTTCCAAATTTGGTGACAAGTTTCCGGATTTGGCATCTGATTATCTTAGTGAGAACTTTCCAAATTTGTTTGGCTGTCAAAAGGATCTCCCTTTGGTCTCGATGAAGGACAACGGATCATGCAGTGGCCTAGATGCCATAATGGCCAATGAATCG TTCCAGGATGGCTTTGGTGAGTCTGATCTACAAGTGCCAATAGATTGGAGCTTGTCCTCGCCACTCACCTCTGATATGCATTTTGGCATATCTCACTCCGTCAGCAATGACTACAAGAGTCATTGTGGGACGTCTTCTGAGTATGGCATGAATGAGCTTTCCAAATTTGGTGACAAGTTTCCGGATTTGGCATCTGATTATCTTAGTGAGAACTTTCCAAATATGTTTAGCTGTCAAAAGGATCTCCCTTTGGTCTCGATGAAGGACAACGGATCATGCAATGGTCTAGATGCAAAATTGGCCAACACACCG TTTGAGTCAACATTTCAAGGTTCTGGAGagagcagaaaaagaaaagcttCATCAGGGTTGCTAAATCTGGAATCCCCACATGGTATCAATGGGAAGGTCTTCAAATCAGATCTAGGATCTGATTTTATTCCGAAGAATTACTGA